The window CCTGAAGACGCCTTGTCGAACCTTGGGGCGTTCATTTACGCAGAAACACAACAAAACAAAAATCGAACTCTCCCAAACCCTGGTACCAGCTGGCTTGAAGCGATACAGCTTGTTGTGTTGGCTCAGACGGTTCGCGAATTGGCTGTTTCCTTCTTCTGACTCTCCTCTCTGCATCGAGACTGACCGAGAGACCGATAGCTGCTTGGCTCTTCACGATGCCTCCAATTTActcatcgtcatcctcttcttcctcgagctcagccgcgtcggcggcatcaagCGCATCCTTATCCTCCACGCGACTGATCTGGAAGCGCTTCCTCAGACGGTAGGCGATGGCGCGCTTTTTTGCAGAAGGGCTCTGCGTGAAGGCGCCGGATCCACCGAATGGCCCGGCCGCAGCGCTGTTGCGGACACGAACGATGCAAACGTTGCTCGCGCCGCCAACCTGCGCCTCGCACGTCATGCCCGGGGGCATCTGGACCTTCAATGGGAACTCAGTGTTGGTGGCCAGAGACAAGCCCCCGATGCCGAGTCCTGGAATGTCCTGGGTGACTTCGGCCCTTTGAAAGGCCGAAGGATCAGTGCCTCCGGACGTAGCGTCGATATCGGCCCTCATAGGGCCAGCACCGTCCTGGTTTATCTTTGAACCGTCAGCGCTACATCTCCAAGCCTGGAAgcctggggggggggtgcaCATACCTGCCGAAAGACCATGGAAATCTCTCCCTGGTCGTTGGTGGTGGGAAGGCCACTCGTGGCCCCTTGGCCCGCCGTGTCAGCTACCATGGTCTCCTCAGCAAAGTTGCTCTTCTTGccaccaccgccggcggcactgccacggccggcaccgccgagaCCTCCGAGAAGACCGCCGAGGCCAGCACCCGCCCCGGCCCCAGCACCACCAAACAGTTTGCCGATTTGACGCTTATGCTCCTCACGGCGTTGCCGAGaccggccgagggcggatAAGTCGTCCTCCTGGCCTGTGGCGCCATTGGCACCCTTGTTTCTCTGAGCGGTACCAGCACCAGTCATGAAGTACTCGATGGAAGCCGCAGCACTCACAGGACCACCACCCTCGGTGCGTCCGAGGGGACTGGCCTTGCCGTTGCTGATCTCACGATCCCTGATGATGGATGTATCGGCCTGAGAGCCGCAGCCGTTGCTGCTACAATCACGAGGAGTACCATCCGTTACTTGATGCAGTCAGCCTCGACCCAGCAGGGAGACGTCGTTTCTCGTACCGCCAAAACATGGCATGGACACGCCGTTGGCGCCCTCCATGGACGTGCAGAGCCCGTGAGCCCAGACGGCAACAACCAAGGTGGAGTATACAACGGCGGATCGCATGGTGGCGATGGGAATGGTTGAAGAATTCTGAAGAGGACAACGGCTGACGTTATCAGTATGCGGATACGAGCCACCAGCGTCTCAACGTCGAAGCCGAGTACGTTGCAAGAAAGAGGAAGTGCTGAAAGATGAGAATGTGGTGTAACTGGCAAATCACCGCATGGCTTTGCGAGGAAGGGCAAATATATAGACCATCTTCAGCAGGAGCATGCCAAAGCGTCTTCGCTGTCGGTTCCGGCCTGGGCCTGGCCCCCCCCTCTGTATCATGTCGACTGTGTAGGGGCGCTCTGCTGGGAGCCCGCAACGCACCGTAGTCGAGCAGCATGGGGCCATCGAGACGGATTCCTTCCGCGATAATGCGACAAGTCTGAGTTCAGATACATGATGGTGCCCTGCTTGAGGCTCTTGTCTGTTGCAGGAAGACCTAGAGGCTGTACCAG of the Drechmeria coniospora strain ARSEF 6962 chromosome 01, whole genome shotgun sequence genome contains:
- a CDS encoding cell surface protein, whose amino-acid sequence is MRSAVVYSTLVVAVWAHGLCTSMEGANGVSNGCGSQADTSIIRDREISNGKASPLGRTEGGGPVSAAASIEYFMTGAGTAQRNKGANGATGQEDDLSALGRSRQRREEHKRQIGKLFGGAGAGAGAGLGGLLGGLGGAGRGSAAGGGGKKSNFAEETMVADTAGQGATSGLPTTNDQGEISMVFRQINQDGAGPMRADIDATSGGTDPSAFQRAEVTQDIPGLGIGGLSLATNTEFPLKVQMPPGMTCEAQVGGASNVCIVRVRNSAAAGPFGGSGAFTQSPSAKKRAIAYRLRKRFQISRVEDKDALDAADAAELEEEEDDDE